A stretch of the Sulfuritortus calidifontis genome encodes the following:
- a CDS encoding cytochrome c1 codes for MKKTSFAKGLLQALLLLPLTAFASGAEVHLDRAPVNFQDKESLQRGAAVFVNYCLSCHSANAMRYSRMTDIGLTESQIKDNLLYAADKPGNTMTVAMRSKEAKAWFGATPPDLSVITRSRGSDWVYTYLRGFYRDDTRPTGWNNTVFDKVGMPHVLHDLQGQMVPVYKTETDHEGKTHHVIERLELAQPGKLTLAEYDATVGDLVNYMSWMGEPAKAKRLYLGVGVMLFLFVFFIVAFYLKREFWKDVH; via the coding sequence ATGAAAAAAACGAGCTTTGCCAAAGGCCTGCTGCAGGCCCTGCTGTTGCTGCCGCTGACCGCGTTCGCCTCCGGTGCGGAAGTCCACCTGGATCGCGCCCCGGTCAACTTCCAGGACAAGGAGTCCCTGCAGCGCGGCGCCGCCGTCTTCGTCAACTACTGCCTGTCCTGCCATTCGGCCAACGCCATGCGCTACTCGCGCATGACCGACATCGGCCTGACCGAGTCGCAGATCAAGGACAATCTGCTCTATGCGGCGGACAAGCCAGGCAACACCATGACCGTCGCCATGCGCAGCAAAGAGGCCAAGGCCTGGTTCGGCGCCACCCCGCCCGACCTGTCGGTGATCACCCGTTCGCGCGGTTCCGACTGGGTCTACACTTACCTGCGTGGCTTCTACCGCGACGACACCCGTCCGACCGGCTGGAACAACACCGTGTTCGACAAGGTCGGTATGCCTCATGTCCTGCATGACCTGCAGGGCCAGATGGTGCCGGTCTACAAGACCGAAACCGACCACGAGGGCAAGACCCACCATGTGATCGAGCGCCTGGAGCTGGCCCAGCCCGGCAAGCTGACCCTGGCCGAGTACGACGCCACCGTCGGCGACCTGGTCAACTATATGAGCTGGATGGGCGAGCCGGCCAAGGCCAAGCGCCTGTATCTTGGCGTCGGCGTCATGCTGTTCCTGTTCGTGTTCTTTATCGTGGCCTTCTACCTGAAGCGTGAATTCTGGAAGGACGTCCACTAA
- a CDS encoding IS30 family transposase has product MNYTHLTQNERYQIYALLKAGHTQREIAQLLDRHPSTISRELARNCGLRGYRPRQAQRLSEARAANSRNAPRILPEVWEEAQRRLALQHSPEQIAAHLPISHEAIYQRIYADKRAGGALWRHLRCQKQRRKRYASGRSLRGHIPGRRPIALRPQAVESRSLVGHWEGDTLIGAGRKQAIVNLTERKSGFCLLAHVRNKTSEAVSEAIIRLLSPFKARVKTLTFDNGLEFARHGEIDRALESTSYFADPYASWQRGTNENTNGLIRQYLPKSRPFHTVTQEELAMIMDRLNHRPRKRLGWKTPHQVFMQSFSRVALRG; this is encoded by the coding sequence ATGAACTACACGCATCTGACCCAGAACGAACGATACCAAATTTACGCCCTCCTCAAAGCCGGCCATACACAGCGCGAGATCGCCCAGTTGCTCGACCGTCACCCTTCCACCATCAGCCGCGAGCTTGCCCGCAACTGCGGATTGCGCGGCTACCGGCCCCGGCAGGCGCAGCGCCTGTCCGAGGCGCGGGCGGCCAATAGCCGCAACGCGCCGCGCATCTTGCCGGAAGTATGGGAGGAAGCCCAAAGACGACTTGCCCTGCAGCACAGTCCCGAGCAGATCGCCGCGCATCTGCCGATCAGCCATGAGGCGATCTACCAGCGCATCTATGCCGACAAGCGAGCCGGCGGCGCGTTGTGGCGCCACCTCCGATGTCAGAAACAGCGCCGCAAACGTTATGCCTCGGGCCGAAGCCTGCGCGGCCATATCCCCGGTCGCAGGCCGATTGCCTTGCGCCCGCAGGCCGTCGAGTCGCGCAGCCTGGTCGGCCATTGGGAGGGTGACACCCTCATCGGCGCTGGCCGCAAACAGGCCATCGTCAACCTCACCGAGCGTAAGTCGGGTTTCTGCCTCTTGGCCCACGTGCGCAACAAGACCAGCGAGGCGGTAAGCGAGGCCATCATCCGCTTGCTTTCACCCTTCAAGGCACGGGTGAAGACGCTCACCTTCGACAATGGCCTGGAGTTCGCCCGCCATGGCGAGATCGACCGGGCACTCGAATCCACGTCCTATTTCGCCGACCCTTATGCCTCCTGGCAACGCGGCACGAACGAGAATACCAACGGCCTCATCCGGCAGTACCTGCCCAAATCCAGGCCCTTTCACACCGTCACCCAGGAGGAACTGGCCATGATCATGGATCGCCTGAACCATCGCCCCAGAAAACGCCTGGGCTGGAAAACCCCGCATCAGGTTTTTATGCAATCATTCAGTCGTGTTGCACTTCGTGGTTGA
- a CDS encoding IS3 family transposase (programmed frameshift), producing the protein MKKSKFTEQQIVAILKEVELGAKVGETCRKHGISDATYYKWKSAYAGMEVSQLKQLRDLQAENARLKKMYAELAMVHNALQDVVSPKALAPARKIELADVLMDAHGLSERQACRAVRLARSSRHYVPVRRDDSAVIEAVQAYMAVNPRHGFGLLHDSFRLQQQPWGKTVLWRVYCQLNLNLPRRGKKRLPARIKQPLVAGALPNDTWSCDFMADALWSGRRFRTFNVLDEFSREALRIEVDTSLPAARVVRALNELIELRGRPRRLRLDNGPELVSQALAQWARDNEVELMFTQPGKPTQNAYIERFNRSYRTEVLDCYVFESLAEVRKLTEDWLHRYNHERPHEALGRIPPVAYRMQKYPNPLLLSGTE; encoded by the exons ATGAAGAAATCGAAATTCACCGAGCAGCAGATCGTGGCGATCCTCAAGGAGGTCGAACTGGGCGCCAAGGTCGGCGAAACCTGCCGCAAGCACGGCATCTCGGACGCCACCTACTACAAGTGGAAGTCGGCCTACGCCGGCATGGAAGTGTCCCAGCTCAAGCAGTTGCGAGACCTGCAGGCCGAGAATGCGCGGCTCAAGAAGATGTATGCCGAACTGGCCATGGTGCACAACGCCCTGCAGGACGTTGTCTCCC CGAAAGCTCTAGCCCCGGCGCGCAAGATTGAGTTGGCCGACGTGCTGATGGATGCGCATGGCTTGTCCGAACGCCAGGCTTGCCGGGCGGTACGGCTAGCCCGATCCAGCCGGCACTATGTGCCGGTTCGGCGCGATGACAGCGCCGTCATCGAGGCGGTACAGGCCTACATGGCGGTCAATCCCCGGCATGGTTTCGGCCTGCTGCATGACAGCTTCAGGCTGCAACAGCAGCCTTGGGGCAAGACCGTGCTGTGGCGGGTGTATTGCCAGCTCAATCTGAACCTGCCGCGCCGGGGCAAGAAACGCTTGCCGGCTCGCATCAAGCAGCCTCTGGTGGCCGGGGCGCTGCCGAACGATACTTGGAGTTGTGACTTCATGGCCGATGCGCTGTGGAGCGGTCGGCGCTTCCGGACCTTCAACGTCCTGGACGAGTTCAGCCGCGAGGCCCTGCGTATCGAGGTGGACACTAGCCTGCCGGCGGCCAGGGTGGTGCGGGCCTTGAATGAATTGATTGAACTGCGGGGCAGGCCCCGCCGGCTACGCCTGGACAACGGCCCGGAACTGGTCAGCCAGGCACTGGCCCAGTGGGCCAGGGATAATGAGGTGGAATTGATGTTTACCCAACCGGGGAAACCAACCCAGAACGCCTATATCGAACGGTTCAACCGCTCCTACCGGACCGAGGTGCTGGACTGCTATGTGTTCGAGTCGCTGGCCGAGGTCAGGAAGCTGACGGAGGACTGGCTGCACCGCTACAACCATGAACGACCGCATGAAGCCCTGGGCAGGATTCCACCGGTGGCCTATCGCATGCAAAAATACCCAAACCCTCTACTTCTGAGTGGCACGGAATAA
- a CDS encoding Tll0287-like domain-containing protein, with the protein MQRHITLSTLAASLILAGHVQAAEAPAEPAAVPRQAVGALIKTLVGELKKDIDSVGAEGAITVCKDKAPKIAGEIARQHNVQIKRVTFKNRNPERSTPDEWETKALRELEKRLAEGASPASLEYTEVVDTPQGKTVRYMKGLVVQELCMTCHGTPDTIPAGVKAKLQQEYPNDKATGYLPNQFRGGVSIKQLL; encoded by the coding sequence ATGCAGCGACACATCACCCTGAGCACCCTCGCCGCCAGCCTGATCCTGGCCGGCCATGTGCAGGCCGCGGAAGCCCCAGCCGAGCCGGCGGCGGTGCCGCGCCAGGCGGTCGGGGCCCTGATCAAGACCCTGGTCGGTGAGCTGAAGAAGGACATCGACAGCGTCGGCGCCGAAGGCGCCATCACCGTGTGCAAGGACAAGGCGCCCAAGATCGCCGGCGAAATCGCCAGGCAGCACAATGTGCAGATCAAGCGGGTCACCTTCAAGAACCGCAACCCCGAGCGCAGCACGCCGGACGAGTGGGAGACCAAGGCCCTGCGCGAGCTGGAAAAACGCCTGGCCGAAGGCGCCAGCCCGGCCAGCCTGGAATACACCGAGGTGGTCGACACGCCCCAGGGCAAGACCGTGCGCTACATGAAGGGCCTGGTCGTGCAGGAACTGTGCATGACCTGCCACGGCACCCCGGACACCATCCCGGCCGGGGTGAAGGCCAAGCTGCAACAGGAATACCCTAACGACAAGGCCACGGGTTATCTGCCCAACCAGTTCCGCGGCGGCGTCAGCATCAAGCAACTGCTGTAA
- a CDS encoding SLAC1 anion channel family protein has protein sequence MTDTSTPRLQHFPIAWFAMIMGLGGLTLAWNRAESLLRLPVSLSPYLLVLTTLLFLALGVAYALKMIKYRAAVRMEWNHPVKMSFLPTFSIALIILSIGWLSVSAAASKWLWITGSVLHLVLTLHIISQWMHQTKFEIVHLNPAWFIPVVGNILVPIAGVQHAPVELSWFFFSIGIVFWPVLLAIIFYRVIFHGSLPERLLPTLFILIAPPAVGFLSYLRLTGEIDAFGLVLYFSGLFFTVLLIAQAPWFLRLKFFLSWWAYSFPLAAITLATLAMYHHAGTGLFLGLSGILLGITTAVIAGLFVRTAVAVARREICLQE, from the coding sequence ATGACCGACACCTCCACCCCGCGCCTGCAGCACTTCCCCATCGCCTGGTTCGCCATGATCATGGGCCTGGGCGGCCTGACCCTGGCCTGGAACCGGGCCGAGAGCCTGCTCCGCCTGCCGGTCAGCCTGAGCCCCTACCTGCTGGTGCTCACCACCCTGCTGTTCCTGGCGCTGGGCGTGGCCTATGCCCTGAAGATGATCAAGTACCGGGCCGCCGTGCGCATGGAGTGGAACCATCCGGTGAAGATGAGCTTTTTGCCCACCTTCTCCATCGCCCTGATCATCCTCTCCATCGGCTGGCTGTCGGTGAGCGCGGCCGCCTCCAAGTGGCTGTGGATCACGGGCAGCGTTTTGCACCTCGTGCTCACCCTGCACATCATCAGCCAGTGGATGCATCAGACCAAATTCGAGATCGTCCACCTCAACCCGGCCTGGTTCATCCCCGTGGTCGGCAACATTTTGGTGCCGATCGCCGGCGTGCAGCACGCCCCGGTCGAGCTCTCCTGGTTCTTCTTCAGCATCGGCATCGTGTTCTGGCCGGTGCTGCTGGCCATCATCTTCTACCGGGTGATCTTCCACGGCAGCCTGCCCGAGCGCCTGCTGCCCACCCTGTTCATCCTGATCGCGCCGCCCGCGGTCGGCTTCCTTTCCTATCTGCGCCTGACCGGCGAGATCGACGCCTTCGGCCTGGTGCTCTATTTCAGCGGCCTGTTCTTCACCGTGCTGCTGATCGCGCAGGCCCCCTGGTTCCTGCGCCTCAAGTTCTTCCTGTCCTGGTGGGCCTATTCCTTCCCGCTCGCCGCCATCACCCTCGCCACCCTGGCCATGTACCACCATGCCGGTACCGGGCTCTTCCTCGGCCTCTCCGGCATCCTGCTCGGCATCACCACCGCCGTCATCGCCGGCCTGTTCGTGCGCACGGCCGTCGCGGTGGCCCGGCGCGAGATCTGTTTGCAGGAATGA
- a CDS encoding ClpXP protease specificity-enhancing factor, producing MSELPQQPYFLRALYEWCVDCGYTPHIAVRVDARCKVPAAYVKDGQIVLNIGPNAVRNLLIDNDWVSFSARFGGVAQDIQVPVANVLSIYARETGEGMAFSQADTAAVAQDAAIADQPQPETTTDPTRPKGRPTLRVVK from the coding sequence GTGAGCGAGCTGCCGCAGCAACCTTATTTTCTGCGCGCCCTCTACGAGTGGTGCGTCGACTGCGGCTACACCCCGCACATTGCCGTGCGGGTCGACGCCCGTTGCAAGGTGCCGGCGGCCTACGTCAAGGATGGTCAAATCGTCCTCAACATCGGCCCCAACGCCGTGCGCAATCTGCTGATCGACAACGACTGGGTCAGCTTCTCCGCCCGCTTCGGCGGTGTCGCCCAGGACATCCAGGTGCCGGTCGCCAACGTCCTGTCGATCTACGCCCGCGAGACCGGCGAGGGCATGGCATTCAGCCAAGCCGATACGGCCGCCGTGGCGCAGGACGCAGCTATCGCCGATCAGCCTCAGCCCGAGACAACCACCGATCCCACCCGGCCCAAAGGCCGTCCCACCTTGCGCGTGGTCAAGTAA
- a CDS encoding glutathione S-transferase N-terminal domain-containing protein, which translates to MMILYSGTSCPFSHRCRIVLHEKGMDFEIRDVDLHEKPSEIAVMNPYGKVPVLVERDLVLYESNIINEYIDERFPHPQLMPADPVMRARARLFLFNFEQDLFAHVNVLEHGNQKSAEKSRQIIRDNLTQIAPIFTKQKYMLGEEYSMLDVAIAPLLWRLDHYDIKLPKQAAPLLKYAERIFSRPAFIEALTPVEKAMRK; encoded by the coding sequence ATGATGATTCTTTATTCCGGTACCTCCTGCCCGTTCAGCCATCGCTGTCGCATCGTGCTGCACGAGAAGGGCATGGATTTCGAGATCCGGGACGTCGATCTGCACGAGAAGCCCTCCGAGATCGCCGTGATGAACCCCTACGGCAAGGTCCCCGTGCTGGTCGAGCGGGACCTGGTGCTGTACGAGTCCAACATCATCAACGAGTACATCGACGAGCGTTTCCCCCACCCGCAGCTGATGCCGGCCGATCCGGTGATGCGGGCGCGGGCGCGCCTGTTCCTGTTCAACTTCGAGCAGGACCTGTTCGCTCACGTCAACGTGCTCGAGCACGGCAATCAGAAGTCGGCCGAGAAGTCGCGCCAGATCATCCGCGACAACCTGACCCAGATCGCGCCCATCTTCACCAAGCAGAAATACATGCTGGGCGAGGAATACTCGATGCTCGACGTCGCCATCGCGCCCTTGCTCTGGCGCCTGGACCACTACGACATCAAGCTGCCCAAGCAGGCCGCGCCGCTGCTGAAATACGCCGAGCGCATCTTCAGCCGGCCGGCCTTCATCGAGGCGCTGACCCCCGTCGAAAAAGCCATGCGCAAGTGA